A segment of the Synechococcus sp. MEDNS5 genome:
CAGGCTTAAGTGATCATCCGGTGTGCCTGCTTGAGGGCGGATACAAACGCTACCGGCAGTGGGTGCTGCAGAGCTTTGAGGCGCCCTGGCCTCTCAAGGTGCTCGGAGGACGAACAGGCACCGGCAAGACAGACCTGCTTCTGGAGCTTGAACGCCAAAAGGTGGCAGTGGTGGACCTCGAAGGCCTCGCCCATCACCGCGGAAGTAGTTTCGGCAATCTCGGATTGCCGGAGCAACCAAGCACGGAGCATTACGAGAATCGACTGGCCGAGACGCTTGAAGGACATGCTCGCCGAAGAGCCTCGGAAATCTGGCTCGAGGCCGAGAGTGCTCAGGTTGGCCGCTGCAGAATTCCCAGGGCCCTGTTTCAGCAAATGCAGAGGGCCCCTGTTCTTGAGATCCGCCGCAGTGATAAGGAGCGGATCGATCGTCTCGTGGGCGTGTACGCCGTTCACGACGCAACCGCCTTGCGGGAAGCAACCGAACGAATCAAGCGGCGTTTGGGGCCTCAGCGCACACGCGAGGCCCTGGAAGCCATCGATCAACAGCGCTGGTCCGATGCATGCATGGCAATGCTTGCCTACTACGACGGTTGCTACGACCGAGAGTTGGAACGCAACCCAGCGTCTTCAACGATTGACCTGGAGGGAGTCGATCCCAAAGGAGCAGCCGAACTTCTGGTTGAACAGAGCGTCGTCTCTGCAATGGTCTGCTCTTAAGATCGCAGCTTGCGCGGACGATCGATCCATGGCAGACGGCGACAAGGCGGCGATTCAGTTCTTCCGCGGTACAAATGAACCCGTTGTGCCTGATATCAGGCTCACCCGCAGCCGGGATGGGCGTACGGGGCAGGCCACATTCATCTTTGAACAACCTGAAGCTCTGGCTCCAGAAACTCTCGGCAATATCGCTGGTATGTGGATGGTGGATGAGGAAGGTGAGATGGTGACCCGCGAGGTCAATGGCAAGTTCGTTAACGGCAAGCCATCGGCCCTGGAGGCCACTTACACCTGGAAAACAGAGCAGGATTTTGAACGCTTCATGCGTTTTGCTGAACGCTACGCCGAAACCAAAGGGCTGGGTTATTCGAATAACTCAGGTGACAATGAAGGCGCCGACGAAGCATCTGAAGGGTGAAGTTTCAGCATTGGCTCGGGTTAGCGGCATTGCTGATTTCCGGGCTACTGCTCTGGAGCCTGCGTGACGTTCTGATTCACCTCTTCGCAGGGGTTGTGTTGGCGATGGCTCTCTGCACTTTGGTGGGAGCCCTACGTGAGCGCTGGTCCCTGGCGAGGCCGCTTGCATTGCTGGTGTGTTTGCTCGGGTTGGCGTCCGTGGTGGCGATCGCGGTAGCAGTGATTCTTCCTCCGTTTTTCAGCCAGTTTCAGCAGCTTCTGCTGCAACTCCCAGCTGCCGCCAGGGAACTGCAGCAGATCATCACCGCTTGGCTGAGTTCCGCATCGACCCTCGTCTACGGCCAGAACTCTCAACCGGCGATCACTCCCTCTGATCTCTCCAACGGCCTCTCAGGGCTCCCGAGCGGCTCCGCTCTGGCCTCAGGAGTTACCGGGAGTCTGAAGGGATTGCTTGGATTGGCAGGAAACGTCGGCAGCGGTCTCGTTCAGCTGTTGTTCGTGATTGCCGTGACCTTGATGGTGAGCATCCAGCCGGTGGCCTACCGAGAAGTGGGGATTCAGTTGGTGCCCTCGTTCTATCGACGCAGAGCGAGAACCATCCTGCTCCAATGTGGTGATGCGCTCAGCAGCTGGATGATCGGTGTGCTGATCAGCTCATTTTGTGTTGCAGTTCTCGCTGGTATCGGTCTCACGTTGCTGGGCGTGAAGCTTGTCGTCGCCAATGCACTCCTGGCAGGTCTTCTCAACGTGATCCCGAACGTGGGCCCCACTCTCAGCACGGTGTTTCCCATGTCGGTTGCCCTCGTGGATGCCCCTTGGAAAGCCCTTGCCGTTCTCGTTTTCTATGTGGTGATTCAGAACGTTGAAAGCTATGTGATCACCCCTTCAGTGATGCAGCACCAGGTGAATCTGCTTCCGGGTCTCACGCTCACGGCTCAATTCATCTTCACGGTGTTGTTCGGCCCACTGGGTCTGTTGATGGCCTTGCCACTTGCCGTTGTGCTGCAGGTGCTGATCCGTGAAATCGTGATTCACGATCTTCTCGACCCCTGGAAGAAGCGGCGGGTTAACGCATGAATCCACGCAATTTGCTGGCTGCTCTGACCCTGGTGGTGTTGACACTGCTGGTTTGGCAGTTGCGTTGGGTCTTGTTGGTCCTGTTTGGTTCTGTCGTCTTGGCCGTCGCCCTAGACGTACCGGTGCAGGGATTGATTGATCGCTTCAGGATCCAGCGGTCCCTGGCACTCCTCGTTGTGGTGGTGCTGCTGATCATTGGAGGCCTGGGGGTCTTCCGCTTGCTGCTACCAGAGCTGATCACGCAGTTCGGTCAGCTCACATCGCTTTTGCCAAGCCTTCTCGGCAAAATTCGAACGATTCTGGCCAGCCAGCCCCAGCTCGCGGAACTGAATCAAACCATTCCTGAGCAGTTCAGCTGGGACAAGGTTCAACCTGTGGGATCTCAGCTGCTTGGATTCGCCGGTGGAGCTGCCAACGGCTTCATCCAGGTTCTGCTGATGAGCCTTCTCGCTATTCTCCTCGCTCTCGATCCCGAAGCCCATCGGCGCATGGTGATCGCAGCAACGCCGAGGCCTGCAAGGGCCGCGATGGCTGAAGTGCTCGACTCCTGCAGGGCGGCTCTCGGAGGCTGGCTGGCTGGAATGACACTTTCGGCGACCGCAGTCTTCTTTCTGACCTGGGCCGGTCTGGCGGCACTGAGAGTTCCTTTGGCTTTGCTGAGTGCCTTGATCTGTGGTGTGCTCACGTTCGTCCCCACAATCGGCCCGACTGCTGCCACGCTGCTCCCCCTTGGGATTGCTCTGCTGATCTCCCCGGCGTTGATGGTGCAGGTGCTGGCGCTGCGCTTAGTGATTCAGAACCTGGAGGCTTTCCTGCTGACGCCCCTTCTCCTGCGTAGGACAGTGAATCTGTTGCCAACGGTGGCACTGACGTCCCAGCTCAGCCTGGGGGCATTGCTGGGTCTTCCTGGCGTGCTGTTAGCGCTGCCTCTTGTCGTGGTGCTTCAAGTGGGAATGGAGCAAGTCGTGGTTCAACGCATCATGGACCGTTGGACTTAGAAACCCATCCGAACGGATCTGCACAAGGGTGCAGTCGCTGCTACTTCTCGCTGTAGTCCTCCAACTGCCGTTTTTGATCGTTGAGCTGGCGCAATCTCTCGAGGTGCTGCTCGTGCTCCCCGCTGCTCCAGTGGTGCGGGAACGCAACTCGGGCTTGAAGCTCCGAGATTTCGTTATTAAGTTCTCTCGCTGGGTCCTCGGACCAAAGATCATCCCTACTGTGGTCCATCGCCAAGGCGATGGACCAACGCGATCAGCCGCCATACTGCCAACCCGTTGTCCCCAGCTCAAGAGCAGGAGCATCGCGATGCAGTTTGGAGGATTTAACTTCCCCGATGAACACCGTGTGATCGCCGTGGGCGAGCTGGCCAACCAGCTCACACTCCACGCCCCCAAGACCATCCTTGAGAATCGGTAAGCCGAGAGGACCCAGTTCATAGGGTGCCGCTTCAAAACGGCCACCCACGGCTGCCTGGGGCTTGAAGAACACAGCAGCCAGATCCTTCTGATCGCTGGCAAGCACGTTGAGAGAAAAACGGCCTGTGCGCTGGATCATTCCATTGCTGGTGCTGTCAGCTTTCACAGCCATCACCACAAGGGGTGGCTCAAAGGAACCCTGGGTAACCCAGCTTGCTGTGAATCCATTGACCACATCACCCTCGGCCACCCCGCAGATGAAGAGTCCATGGGGAATTTTGCGCAACAGCGTTTTCTTGGCTTCGAGATCAAGAGTCATCACGACCCCTCCGTTTTATCTCTTTCCACCCTAGATCCAGCAAATTCTCAGCTGGACAGCCGAGGGTTATTAACCGCCACTGAACTGCTAGCTTTCCGTTCCGCTCAGGCTCAAGTGTTGGAGAGGCCTTCCTCCCTGGTTGTATTCGCGACAGTGGCCGGAAGCAGCGTGATTGGGCTTCTTCTCTACGCAGGTCTCTTTTACGCCAATGCCCGGCGCTCAACATCTGCGCTGGAAGCTGAAACGATCCTCCCTGACTACCCCTCCAAAGACGCAGCCCAGGCCGCATCAGAACGCTGGATCAGGGAGGGTGGTGAATTCAGTGTGAGTACGACGCAACGCACCAGGCGGTCCGTACCTCTGAGCAAGCAAGAGCTGCTCAAATTGGAAATGCTTGCCGATGAGCGCCGTCGCGCTCAGATCGAAGCGGACTATGCCGAATGTTTGGATCTGGCAGAAAACGACCTGGCCAAAGAACTCTGCTCTTTCCAACAGACCAGCGACCTGCCACAGGGGCAATCATCTCGGAGCGATGAAGCCAAGATCCCCAAAACCAAGGTGATCGATGATATTGATGTTATCGTAATTAAAGAACCTCGGAGATCGTGCACCTTGGTTGAGGATTACCGTCGAATCAATTGTGTCGAACTTGCGATCAGTCGTGATGAGTTGATCAAAAACTCCAAGAGGGAATCCCTGGACATCAAAACTTATAAGCAGTTCAGATATTAGTCATCTAGGGAAGAGAGAAATCAGGTGCTCTGATCTTTTGATATCACTGTGACTCGACCGCGACGATAATGGAACCAGAGAGAAGGTTGGAGCATCAGCACAACCACGGCAAGGGTGTGCTGACGAAAGGTGTAGAGGAGCGCTGTCAGCGTGATTTGATCCAGCAGCAGACGAAGTTCTGTCCGTAAATCCAGGAACGCCAGGATTAAAAGCAACAGCGGCACCCACTGTTGAGAGCGCTCCCTTGGGCTTGTCTTCACCTCAGGCACTGGCCTGGGCACCGCTACGACTCGGCCAGAGGGTGAGCAGTGAGGGGGCCAACGCGATGCTGGACCAGCTCCCCACCACAACACCAAGAGCCAGAGCGACAGCAAACCAGTACAACGTTGATCCGCCAAAGAGAATCAGAGCAATCAGAGGTAGCAAGGTGGTCCCGCTTGTGTACAACGTGCGAGTCAACGTTGCGGAAACGGCTCGATCGACTTGCACCGTGAGCGGAAGATCTCCGTCCTCCCGTTGACGTTCACGAATGCGATCGAACACCACCACCGTGTCGTTGACCGAGTAGCCCGCAATGGTGAGGAGAGCAACGGCAAACAGGCTGTCAACCTCAAGACCCGTGAGCAAACCGAGCCAGGCAAACACACCACAAACAATCACGATGTCGTGAGCGAGTGCCACAAGAGCCAGAAACGCAAAGCGTCGGTCGTAGCGGAGAGTGATGTAAAGAGCAATCCCTGAGAAAGCAACCAGTAAGGAGATCAAGCTGCTGCGCAGCAACTGACCGCCGAGACTTGGTCCAATCGTGTCGACAGACTGGCCTCCAGCTTCAAGGGGACCGGCAACGGGTTCTAGGGCCTGAATCACCGACTGTCCCTGCGATGCCGTAAGAGCTGGCATCCGCAGAACCACCGACTGCCCACGATCAAGAAGTTGAACCCTGGCAGCATCCAGATTTGGAGCCCTTCGGCCGGGTTCTACGGGAAGTTGAATCGAAGCCAGGGTTTTTTCGATGGTGCTGACGCTCAAATCACGGCAGGCCTCAGCACAGCGACGTTCCAACTGGATCTTGGTGCCACCAGTGAAATCAAGCCCAGGCCTGAGAGGAGAGCGGATCTGGGGGTTGGTCCAGCTCATGACAATGCCACTCAGGCTGAACAGGAGCACCAACACGGAGATCAACCAAACCTGACGCCTGCGGCTCGTGAGTGGCAAACGGAGAGAACGGTCTTGATCGGAACTGGAGATGGCCATGGCTCAGGCGGCAGACGAGGGGAGTTGCCCGGCGGGCAGAAAATTGGTGGGTCTGCGCAGCCCCTGATAACTCATCAGGAAACGCAGCAGAGTGCGCGTACAGGTGAGGGCAGTGAAGAGACTGAGGACGACACCGATGCCGAGAGTGGCCGCAAAGCCTTTGACCAGACCTGTACCAAGGAAAAAGAGCGCTCCGCAGCTGATCAGGGTGGTGAGGTGTCCATCAAGAATTGAGGAAATGGCTTCTTTGAAACCGTTTTCGATCGAACGGATCAGGGTGTTGCCGCGACGCAACTCATCCTTGATTCGCTCAAAAATCAAGACGTTGGCGTCCACTGCCATTCCAATGCTGAGGATGAAACCCGCGATCCCCGGCAGCGTTAGTGTGACGGGGATGAGGGCGTACACCGCCAGATTGAACAGGGCGTATAGGCCTAGAGCCATCACCGCAACAATTCCGGCAAGGCGGTAGGTCACCACCATGAAGACGCCGACCAGAACCAGGCCAGACAAAGCAGCAATCAGGCTGCGACGGACGTTTTCCGCCCCAAGCGTGGGTCCGATGGTGCGCACCTCGAGGATCTCAACGGGAAGAGGCAACGATCCACCCCGAAGCTGAACCTCAAGATCCCTGGCTTCTTCAGCTGTGAAATCACCTGTGATAGTGGCGGCTCCGCCAGCGATACCAGCAGCTTTAAATTCAGGACCCACACTGGCTTCGCTGATCGGTCTGCCATCGAGAACGATGCCGAGGAGCCGGTCGGTTCCAGCGATGGATTGGGTGAGCTTGGCGAAGCGATCCCCCCCCTCAGCATTGAAACCGAGGGTGACCTCCCATCCGGAAGAATTCTGTCGTTGCTGACGACCGGCAGTCACCAGATCTTTACCGGTGAGAGCTGCTGGTTCAAAACGATCAACGATCTCTGAATTGGTGCGCTCGAGGAGCTGCTCAAGCTGCTCCTTTTCACTGTTGGCGTTACCGTCTAAGCCGAGAGCCTCTTGAACCTTGGCTAAGTCCTCGGGATTGATGGAAGCGTCATCGTCTTCGAAAGTCTCCGCTTTGGCAGCTAAAACACTTTCCAACTGAGCACGAAGCTGCAGAAGGCTGCGCATCTCCTCTTCAGTGCCGGGTTTCTGAGCTCTGAATTCGAGCAGAGCTGTGCTGCCGAGAACGCGGGCGGCACGGCTTGGATCGGTCACACCGGGGAGCTGCAGAAGCAGTTGGTCATTCCCGACGGTCTGCAAGGTGGATTCAGCCACACCCAGTCCGTTAACGCGACGCTCCAGCACGAGCTTCACAGCATCAAGCTGTTCAGGCTTGATCGCAGTGATTGCACCGGCTGGCTGAACTTCAAGGGTGAGTTGACTGCCCCCGCGCAAATCAAGACCGAGCTGCAGAGGGAAGCTGGAAAGAACAGACGCTGCCGCGATCGTCAGCGCGAGGATGAGGGCAAACCAGCCCTGTTGACGGGCCATCGATCAGAGCCCCTGACGAACGATGGTCTGTGCTGCTTCGACAATCTGGTGAGGCTGAATGATCGTGAGGTTCTCAAGATTGCCGTTGTAAGGCGTTGGAATGTCCTGGCTCGAAAGGCGAATCGGTCGGACGTCGAGTTCGTCGAAACAGTGCTCAGTGATCAGCGCGATCAACTCGGCTCCGATGCCACCGGTCTTCATGCATTCCTCCACAACGATCACGCGATGGGTTTTGCGAATCGACCGGGCGATCGTCTCCATATCGAAGGGCTTGAGACTGATCAGATCAATCAGTTCTGCATCGATACCGTCGGCCTCCAGCTGCTCCACAGCCTTCAGGCAATGGTGACGCATGCGTGAGTAGGTGAGAATGGTGACATCTCCCCCTTCCTTGACGAGGTCGGCCTGATCAAGGGCGCAGGTGAAGTCTCCTTCCGGCAGTTCCTCGCTGAGGTTGTAGAGCAATACATGCTCGAAAAACAACACGGGATTGTTGTCGCGAATGGCAGCCTTCATCAACCCCTTGGCATTGGTGGGGGTGCTGCAGGCAACGATCTTGATGCCTGGCACGGCGTGGAAATAAGCCTCAAGACGTTGACTGTGCTCGGCTCCAAGCTGGCGACCGACACCCCCCGGACCACGGACCACGGTAGGGATCGTGAAATTGCCACCGCTGGTGTAGCGGAGCA
Coding sequences within it:
- the mnmH gene encoding tRNA 2-selenouridine(34) synthase MnmH: MSGMGITTAVSVESFREAAGPLVDVRTPREFHQGHWPGAINNPLFTDEQRHEVGLTYKQQGRHAAIQLGLTLCGPRLGDLSEALTRSAGGPAQPLRLYCWRGGMRSNSMAWLAGLSDHPVCLLEGGYKRYRQWVLQSFEAPWPLKVLGGRTGTGKTDLLLELERQKVAVVDLEGLAHHRGSSFGNLGLPEQPSTEHYENRLAETLEGHARRRASEIWLEAESAQVGRCRIPRALFQQMQRAPVLEIRRSDKERIDRLVGVYAVHDATALREATERIKRRLGPQRTREALEAIDQQRWSDACMAMLAYYDGCYDRELERNPASSTIDLEGVDPKGAAELLVEQSVVSAMVCS
- the psb28 gene encoding photosystem II reaction center protein Psb28, with translation MADGDKAAIQFFRGTNEPVVPDIRLTRSRDGRTGQATFIFEQPEALAPETLGNIAGMWMVDEEGEMVTREVNGKFVNGKPSALEATYTWKTEQDFERFMRFAERYAETKGLGYSNNSGDNEGADEASEG
- a CDS encoding AI-2E family transporter — protein: MKFQHWLGLAALLISGLLLWSLRDVLIHLFAGVVLAMALCTLVGALRERWSLARPLALLVCLLGLASVVAIAVAVILPPFFSQFQQLLLQLPAAARELQQIITAWLSSASTLVYGQNSQPAITPSDLSNGLSGLPSGSALASGVTGSLKGLLGLAGNVGSGLVQLLFVIAVTLMVSIQPVAYREVGIQLVPSFYRRRARTILLQCGDALSSWMIGVLISSFCVAVLAGIGLTLLGVKLVVANALLAGLLNVIPNVGPTLSTVFPMSVALVDAPWKALAVLVFYVVIQNVESYVITPSVMQHQVNLLPGLTLTAQFIFTVLFGPLGLLMALPLAVVLQVLIREIVIHDLLDPWKKRRVNA
- a CDS encoding AI-2E family transporter; translation: MNPRNLLAALTLVVLTLLVWQLRWVLLVLFGSVVLAVALDVPVQGLIDRFRIQRSLALLVVVVLLIIGGLGVFRLLLPELITQFGQLTSLLPSLLGKIRTILASQPQLAELNQTIPEQFSWDKVQPVGSQLLGFAGGAANGFIQVLLMSLLAILLALDPEAHRRMVIAATPRPARAAMAEVLDSCRAALGGWLAGMTLSATAVFFLTWAGLAALRVPLALLSALICGVLTFVPTIGPTAATLLPLGIALLISPALMVQVLALRLVIQNLEAFLLTPLLLRRTVNLLPTVALTSQLSLGALLGLPGVLLALPLVVVLQVGMEQVVVQRIMDRWT
- a CDS encoding flavin reductase family protein, which translates into the protein MTLDLEAKKTLLRKIPHGLFICGVAEGDVVNGFTASWVTQGSFEPPLVVMAVKADSTSNGMIQRTGRFSLNVLASDQKDLAAVFFKPQAAVGGRFEAAPYELGPLGLPILKDGLGGVECELVGQLAHGDHTVFIGEVKSSKLHRDAPALELGTTGWQYGG
- the secF gene encoding protein translocase subunit SecF; the protein is MAISSSDQDRSLRLPLTSRRRQVWLISVLVLLFSLSGIVMSWTNPQIRSPLRPGLDFTGGTKIQLERRCAEACRDLSVSTIEKTLASIQLPVEPGRRAPNLDAARVQLLDRGQSVVLRMPALTASQGQSVIQALEPVAGPLEAGGQSVDTIGPSLGGQLLRSSLISLLVAFSGIALYITLRYDRRFAFLALVALAHDIVIVCGVFAWLGLLTGLEVDSLFAVALLTIAGYSVNDTVVVFDRIRERQREDGDLPLTVQVDRAVSATLTRTLYTSGTTLLPLIALILFGGSTLYWFAVALALGVVVGSWSSIALAPSLLTLWPSRSGAQASA
- the secD gene encoding protein translocase subunit SecD, which encodes MARQQGWFALILALTIAAASVLSSFPLQLGLDLRGGSQLTLEVQPAGAITAIKPEQLDAVKLVLERRVNGLGVAESTLQTVGNDQLLLQLPGVTDPSRAARVLGSTALLEFRAQKPGTEEEMRSLLQLRAQLESVLAAKAETFEDDDASINPEDLAKVQEALGLDGNANSEKEQLEQLLERTNSEIVDRFEPAALTGKDLVTAGRQQRQNSSGWEVTLGFNAEGGDRFAKLTQSIAGTDRLLGIVLDGRPISEASVGPEFKAAGIAGGAATITGDFTAEEARDLEVQLRGGSLPLPVEILEVRTIGPTLGAENVRRSLIAALSGLVLVGVFMVVTYRLAGIVAVMALGLYALFNLAVYALIPVTLTLPGIAGFILSIGMAVDANVLIFERIKDELRRGNTLIRSIENGFKEAISSILDGHLTTLISCGALFFLGTGLVKGFAATLGIGVVLSLFTALTCTRTLLRFLMSYQGLRRPTNFLPAGQLPSSAA
- a CDS encoding pyruvate dehydrogenase complex E1 component subunit beta, translating into MAGTLLFNALREAIDEEMARDPHVCVMGEDVGQYGGSYKVTKDLYEKYGELRVLDTPIAENSFTGMAVGAAMTGLRPIVEGMNMGFLLLAFNQISNNMGMLRYTSGGNFTIPTVVRGPGGVGRQLGAEHSQRLEAYFHAVPGIKIVACSTPTNAKGLMKAAIRDNNPVLFFEHVLLYNLSEELPEGDFTCALDQADLVKEGGDVTILTYSRMRHHCLKAVEQLEADGIDAELIDLISLKPFDMETIARSIRKTHRVIVVEECMKTGGIGAELIALITEHCFDELDVRPIRLSSQDIPTPYNGNLENLTIIQPHQIVEAAQTIVRQGL